The proteins below come from a single Solea senegalensis isolate Sse05_10M linkage group LG2, IFAPA_SoseM_1, whole genome shotgun sequence genomic window:
- the LOC122765465 gene encoding putative methyltransferase DDB_G0268948, with the protein MAYRFFNGQAHAASYWKHRVPPSDELVQLVLQFLEKHKGHPFELAVDVGCGSGQGTLLLAKHFDSVVGTDVSPAQLELALQHAKEKNITYRECLAEELPFADSSVDLVTAMTAFHWFDRPHFLQEAHRVLKPRGCLALLSYTMDMEISYQDCCLHTLNQVCKEFYEALKPYRNPCLGARTDVLYRAAYESIPYPVKEWQENIWVRRSMPLCSFIGMLETFSTYQALLREDPQRAANLSQDMCERLMSIMKVTSAETELMVGIRYYYVLACKPEEA; encoded by the exons ATGGCCTACCGTTTCTTTAATGGCCAGGCACATGCTGCGTCCTACTGGAAGCACAGGGTCCCTCCTTCGGATGAGTTGGTACAACTGGTGCTTCAATTCCTGGAAAAACAC AAAGGTCATCCATTTGAGTTGGCAGTGGATGTGGGTTGTGGCTCAGGGCAGGGAACTTTGCTGCTGGCGAAACACTTTGATTCGGTGGTGGGGACAGATGTGAGTCCTGCCCAGCTGGAACTGGCTTTGCAGCATGctaaagagaaaaacatcacatataG GGAGTGTTTGGCTGAGGAGCTGCCATTTGCTGACAGCTCAGTGGACCTGGTGACAGCCATGACTGCTTTCCACTGGTTTGACAGGCCACACTTTCTCCAGGAGGCCCACAGAGTCCTGAAGCCCCGTGGCTGCTTAGCCCTGCTCAGCTACACCATGGACATGGAGATCAGCTACCAGGACTGCTGCTTGCACACACTCAACCAAGTCTGCAAAGAG TTTTATGAAGCCTTGAAACCTTACCGCAACCCTTGTCTTGGTGCCAGAACAGATGTTTTGTACCGGGCGGCATATGAATCCATCCCTTACCCAGTCAAGGAGTG gCAGGAGAATATATGGGTGAGAAGATCCATGCCCCTGTGCAGCTTCATCGGGATGTTGGAGACCTTCTCAACTTATCAGGCTCTGCTGAGAGAAGACCCACAGAGGGCCGCCAATCTCTCCCAGGACATGTGTGAAAG GCTGATGTCCATAATGAAGGTGACCTCAGCTGAGACCGAGCTGATGGTGGGAATAAGGTATTACTACGTGTTGGCCTGCAAACCAGAGGAAGCCTGA
- the zgc:162396 gene encoding putative methyltransferase DDB_G0268948: protein MTHRFFEGKEHASIYQTYRFPPPDGLKNIILQYLDNKKGQPHELAVDLGCGTGQNCQLLAPHFEEVVGMDVSECQLDEARAVQSCPNITYRKGTAEELPFSHNSVDLLTAASAAHWFDQDRFLAEASRVLKPRGCMALLGYSDMSSKLHYKNCGEQLTHIYKEVKQTLMPHTNNRVAVCDNKLEDLYAAITFPDKERIEYTEANHLISLRNLMGFIETWSAFQTYKKKDPKSAQDLLLNTQDRFLAVMAVTSLDTELKWELEYYCVLASKPQ, encoded by the exons ATGACTCACCGCTTCTTTGAGGGGAAGGAACATGCCTCCATCTACCAAACATATCGCTTTCCGCCTCCTGATGGTCTCAAAAATATTATTCTTCAATACTTGGATAACAAG AAGGGACAACCACACGAGCTGGCAGTCGATCTAGGATGTGGAACGGGTCAGAATTGTCAACTACTCGCGCCACACTTTGAAGAAGTCGTGGGAATGGACGTCAGTGAGTGTCAGCTGGACGAAGCCAGAGCGGTGCAAAGTTGCCCCAACATCACATACAG GAAAGGGACAGCAGAGGAGCTTCCATTTTCACATAACTCAGTAGACTTGctgacagcagcatcagcagcccACTGGTTTGATCAGGACAGGTTCCTGGCTGAAGCAAGTAGGGTTCTGAAACCCCGGGGCTGTATGGCTCTGCTGGGCTACTCTGATATGAGCAGCAAACTTCACTACAAGAACTGTGGAGAACAACTCACCCATATCTATAAAGAA GTGAAGCAGACGCTaatgccacacacaaacaaccgtGTAGCTGTATGTGATAACAAGCTGGAGGATCTTTACGCTGCCATCACTTTTCCAGACAAAGAGAG GATTGAATATACCGAAGCAAACCATTTAATCTCATTGAGAAACCTGATGGGATTCATTGAGACCTGGTCCGCTTTTCAAACGTACAAAAAGAAAGACCCCAAGTCTGCTCAAGACCTGCTGCTCAACACTCAGGACAG GTTTCTGGCTGTGATGGCTGTCACGTCTCTTGACACAGAATTAAAGTGGGAGCTGGAATATTACTGCGTCCTGGCATCGAAACCCCAATAA
- the LOC122785997 gene encoding olfactory receptor 6N1-like: MENNNSFPLYFNLTMFMNLGSYRYPAFALCLLLYASIVSANLVIIFVIARQKNLHEPMYIFVMCLSINSFYGSTGFFIRFLRDLVFDTHLISRWACFTQIYVIYTYASYELTILGVMAYDRYVAVCQPLHYHNKMTLKMVSKLIALAWICPVTVFACVYLASRLPLCGNEIPRVFCANWPVVKLSCVSTALNNLMGMLATTSTVFLPFAFVLYTYVRIFLVCRKRSSEFKSKVIQSCLPHIVTFVNYSIVVFCDIALSRINVEELNPFLGVILSLEFVVIPPILNPLVYGLKLPEIRKPILRMLSCCCMFAHTVNIRNKRNTVSPS, from the coding sequence atggaaaataataatagttttccCCTTTATTTCAACCTCACCATGTTTATGAACTTAGGCAGTTACCGCTACCCAGCATTTGCCCTGTGTCTCCTGTTGTATGCTTCTATTGTCTCAGCTAATCTTGTCATAATATTTGTAATAGCACGGCAGAAAAATTTGCACGAGCCCATGTATATTTTTGTTATGTGCCTCTCGATTAACTCTTTTTACGGCTCTACTGGCTTCTTCATCAGATTTCTCCGAGACCTTGTGTTTGATACTCATCTGATCTCAAGGTGGGCGTGTTTTACTCAGATCTATGTCATTTACACCTATGCATCCTATGAGCTCACCATTTTAGGCGTCATGGCTTATGATCGGTATGTTGCTGTGTGTCAACCTTTACATTACCACAACAAAATGACCTTGAAGATGGTCTCTAAGCTGATAGCCTTAGCGTGGATCTGTCCAGTCACTGTGTTCGCCTGTGTTTATCTCGCCTCCAGACTTCCTCTGTGTGGAAATGAGATACCAAGGGTATTCTGTGCAAACTGGCCTGTTGTAAAACTGTCATGTGTGTCTACTGCGCTCAATAACCTCATGGGTATGCTTGCGACCACAAGCACTGTCTTTCTGCCCTTTGCTTTTGTGCTGTATACGTATGTACGCATTTTTCTGGTGTGTCGAAAACGCTCTTCTGAGTTTAAGAGCAAAGTCATACAAAGCTGTCTGCCACACATTGTTACTTTCGTCAATTACTCCATCGTTGTGTTTTGTGACATTGCCCTCAGCAGGATTAATGTTGAGGAGCTGAATCCATTTCTGGGTGTAATTCTGTCACTGGAGTTTGTTGTGATTCCTCCCATTCTCAACCCTCTTGTGTACGGTCTGAAGTTACCTGAAATTAGAAAACCAATCTTAAGAATGTTGTCATGCTGCTGCATGTTCGCTCACACAGTAAACATCAGAAATAAGAGAAACACAGTCTCCCCGTCCTGA
- the LOC122786006 gene encoding olfactory receptor 6N2-like has protein sequence MENNNSFPLYFNLTMFMNLGSYRYPTFALCLLLYAAMVSANLVIIFVIARQKNLHEPMYIFVMCLSINSIYGSAGFFIRFLRDLVFDTHLISRWACFTQIYVIYTYASYELTILGVMAYDRYVAVCQPLHYHNKMTLKMVSKLIALAWICPVLSVFACVYLASRLPLCGNEIPKVFCANWPVVKLSCVSTALNNLIGMLVSITTVFLPLAFVLYTYVRIFLVCRKRSSEFKSKVIQSCLPHIVTFVNYSITVFCDVALSRINVEELNPFLGVILSLEFVVIPPILNPLVYGLKLPEIRKQILRMLSCCCMFAHTVNIRNKRNTVSPS, from the coding sequence atggaaaataataatagttttccCCTTTATTTCAACCTCACCATGTTTATGAACTTAGGCAGTTACCGCTACCCAACATTTGCCTTGTGTCTCCTGTTGTATGCTGCTATGGTCTCAGCTAATCTTGTCATAATATTTGTAATAGCACGGCAGAAAAATTTGCATGAGCCCATGTATATTTTTGTTATGTGCCTCTCAATTAACTCTATTTATGGCTCTGCTGGCTTCTTCATCAGATTTCTCCGAGACCTTGTGTTTGATACTCATCTGATCTCAAGGTGGGCGTGTTTTACTCAGATCTATGTCATTTACACCTATGCATCCTATGAGCTCACCATTTTAGGCGTCATGGCTTATGATCGGTATGTTGCTGTGTGTCAACCTTTACATTACCACAACAAAATGACCTTGAAGATGGTCTCTAAGCTGATAGCCTTAGCGTGGATCTGTCCAGTCCTCTCTGTGTTCGCCTGTGTTTATCTCGCCTCCAGACTTCCTCTGTGTGGAAATGAGATACCAAAAGTATTCTGTGCAAACTGGCCTGTTGTAAAACTGTCATGTGTGTCTACTGCGCTCAATAATCTCATTGGTATGCTCGTGTCCATCACCACTGTCTTTCTGCCCTTGGCTTTTGTGCTGTATACGTATGTACGGATTTTTCTGGTGTGTCGAAAACGCTCTTCTGAGTTTAAGAGCAAAGTCATACAAAGCTGTCTGCCACACATTGTTACTTTCGTCAATTACTCCATCACTGTGTTTTGTGACGTTGCCCTCAGCAGGATTAATGTTGAGGAGCTGAATCCATTTCTGGGTGTAATTCTGTCACTGGAGTTTGTTGTGATTCCTCCCATTCTCAACCCTCTTGTGTACGGTCTGAAGTTACctgaaattagaaaacaaatcTTAAGAATGTTGTCATGCTGCTGCATGTTCGCTCACACAGTAAACATCAGAAATAAGAGAAACACAGTCTCCCCGTCCTGA
- the LOC122765205 gene encoding olfactory receptor 11A1-like, which translates to MENNTVVTELTLSGLDFPMEHRIVLFLLTLLWYIIILFGNTTLIVAIIVDKKLHEPMYIFLCNLCINSLYGTVGFYPKFLLDLLTTHAISYAGCMLQGFVIHSSVCAEFCILALMAYDRYVAICKPLMYHVIMTKLKISAFLFLSWLIPLFCMFMNTATLLGSRLCGSHIQKVYCVNWMIVNIACSPPRGHTGVSYFNVLFFSALFVLIIWSYICLIRTCVTSTENQRKFMQTCLPHLIGLMNFTISILLDLFYMRFGSLYISQHLNNFMAMEFLLVPPAVNPFVYGFRLTAIRRKFVNLVFITRRNAKCEPVNMQT; encoded by the coding sequence ATGGAAAATAATACTGTTGTCACAGAGTTAACTCTTTCTGGTTTGGATTTCCCAATGGAACACAGAATTGTCCTCTTCTTGCTAACTTTACTGTGGTACATCATTATTCTGTTTGGAAATACTACCTTAATTGTTGCCATTATTGTGGATAAAAAGCTCCATGAGCCAATGTATATCTTCTTGTGTAATCTATGTATCAATTCACTCTATGGAACTGTTGGATTTTATCCTAAATTCCTTCTGGATCTTCTGACAACTCACGCTATTTCTTATGCTGGATGTATGCTACAGGGTTTTGTAATACACTCATCAGTCTGTGCTGAGTTTTGTATCTTGGCTCTGATGGCGTATGACAGATATGTGGCTATATGTAAGCCTCTCATGTACCATGTCATTATGACCAAACTGAAAATCTCTgcctttctgtttttgtcttggCTCATACCCttgttttgtatgtttatgAACACAGCGACGTTGTTAGGATCAAGATTATGTGGCTCACATATACAGAAAGTCTATTGTGTGAACTGGATGATCGTTAATATCGCTTGCTCACCACCTCGAGGACACACTGGAGTGTCATAtttcaatgtcttgtttttttctgcactcTTTGTGTTGATTATATGGTCATACATATGTCTGATAAGAACATGCGTGACATCCACAGAAAACCAGAGGAAGTTTATGCAGACGTGTCTGCCACATTTAATCGGTCTTATGAATTTTACAATAAGTATCCTTTTAGATCTGTTCTACATGAGATTTGGGTCTCTGTATATATCGCAACATCTAAATAATTTTATGGCAATGGAATTCCTGCTTGTTCCTCCTGCTGTGAATCCATTCGTTTATGGATTCAGACTGACGGCAATTCGCCGTAAATTTGTGAATTTGGTTTTTATTACAAGGAGGAATGCAAAGTGTGAACCCGTGAACATGCAAACGTGA